One genomic window of Pseudomonadota bacterium includes the following:
- a CDS encoding (2Fe-2S)-binding protein, with amino-acid sequence MEKVTLTIDDKEIITDKESNILTAALENGIYIPHLCYYSGLEPPGICRLCVVDVSGDIVFSCRSTVKEGMVVKTRSPVVDKIREVNFEIIMANNHMSCKGCAATGFCEVQKIMAFCKTDKKRVRRLRPPEKQFPIDESNPCFDYDANKCVLCEVCIGTCNKIQKALNLVGRGWKTKVEFHGDTSICEKCGDCVARCPVGALVPKGKAQLQKSA; translated from the coding sequence ATGGAAAAAGTTACTCTTACAATAGACGATAAAGAGATAATTACCGATAAGGAATCAAATATACTAACAGCTGCTTTGGAAAATGGTATTTATATACCCCACCTTTGCTATTACTCAGGGCTGGAACCACCCGGCATTTGCAGGCTGTGTGTGGTTGATGTTTCCGGTGATATAGTTTTTTCCTGCCGGTCAACAGTAAAAGAAGGAATGGTTGTTAAAACAAGAAGCCCCGTAGTAGATAAGATACGCGAGGTAAATTTTGAGATTATAATGGCAAACAACCATATGTCCTGCAAAGGTTGTGCTGCAACCGGTTTTTGTGAAGTACAAAAAATAATGGCTTTTTGCAAAACCGACAAAAAAAGAGTTCGCAGGTTAAGACCACCTGAAAAACAGTTTCCTATAGATGAATCAAATCCGTGCTTTGATTATGATGCTAATAAATGCGTGCTTTGTGAAGTTTGCATAGGAACCTGCAATAAAATACAAAAAGCTTTAAATTTAGTAGGCCGCGGATGGAAAACCAAGGTAGAATTCCACGGAGATACATCAATATGTGAAAAATGCGGTGATTGTGTTGCAAGATGCCCTGTTGGCGCTCTTGTGCCAAAAGGCAAGGCTCAACTACAAAAATCAGCATAG